AGCCCGTGACGAATTAAATGCATACGGTGTGATTAATTGGCTGCAGGTCAAAGGGCCGGCTAACGGTTGGCAACGAGTAGATGGCATGACAGCACAAGATAGAGCAAACAAGGGCTATCCTACTGTTGCTACATCACCTGGTCATGTGATGATTGTTCGCCCAGCGAAGGTAGAGGATACTTATGTATCAATTTGGGGTCCTACTATTGCCCAGGCAGGAAAGACAAATTCTAATTATTGCTGGGTAAGAGACAAGGTAAATCAAGAGGATTTTAAGTGGGCAGAGTATTGGACCCATAATTAAAAGGACTTACCCTACTGTAAGTTATGTACACTTACCTCATTGAAAATCGATTTTTGAGCAATTAAAGGGGAGTGATGCTTGTGAACAAAAAGAGTACATTAATTAGAATCATTTGCGGCATATTGGCGGTATATTTGCTAGTTCTTAGTTTGAATGGTAATAGCGGCTCTGAGAAAAGATTCAGCTGGATCACGATGGTAAAAGCAAATTCGGCTGAAAGTATTAAAACTAGGCCTGTAGAGGGCAATCAAATGAAAGATACTGCAGCAGAAGAAAAAATGGTTGGTTTCTGGCAGGACCTTCCTTTTGTTGCAGCAAGGTATGGTGATAACTATCTGTTTTTTGCAGACAAAACCTTCAGATTTAAGTATAATGAAGCTTATGATACGAGGCGGCTGATAGGCTTTTCAGGCAGATGGGAAATTACTAACGACCAATTAATACTACAAGTAACGCAACTAACGATTGTTGTAGGTGGTACATTAGAAAAGTCTCCGACTTCAGCATCAGGATATGCTATTGTTAACGGGGACATGCATACAGTAACTATTGATCCACCGGAGAAAATTGTGCTTCAATTAAGCGAGTATTTAGTTGACAATTCTTCTCCTCGTCCTATCACGAGAAAAATTGGCGGAGAACAATTTTGGCGGCTTACTCACAATCCAGCATTATATAAATAATCTGATTTAAGTTTAACAGTAGTTGAAGGTAGAGAATTTTTTGCAGAATTATAAGTTACATTAAAAAACAACGTCGCCATTAAGTTTATAAGCATTTAAAAGGTCTGTAGTAAAAAGCCTAAATTAAAGAAAAAGTTTAGGCTTTCTCTCTTTCTTTTGTATGTGCAAATCTATTTTATTAGTGAAATAGATAGTAGCATCTAAACTATAATAGCCTAGGTGCAGGAGGTGTCAATATGCTTACTGCTCGTCGTTCCAGATCAAAAAAAGTATGGATTGCTCTTATGCTTCTTTTACTGGCATTTTATGGGCTTAGCGTGAGAGATGTTTCGGCCCAACCTGTGGCAGGATTGCGAAAGACAGCGGAACAAGGGGATGCTCAATCGCAATATCAATTAGGAAGTATGTATGAGGAAGGCAAAGAAGTAAAAAAAGATATTGTCGAGGCGGTAAAATGGTGGCGAAAAGCCGCTGAGCAGGGACACATGGACGCCCAATATGTACTGGGCAATGCAGCCATATTTGGCTATGGTATGGACAGGAATCCGGTGGAAGCTGCTAAATGGTGGCGCAAATCAGCCGAACAGGGGCATATTAGTGGTCAATACACCATTGGCAATGCCTATATGTATGGTGAAGGCGTGAAAAAAGACCCTACTGAAGCGGTGCGTTGGTGGAAAGAGGCTGCTGCGCAAGGCCACGGAGGGGCCCAATATGTACTTGGCATGGCCTATAATGACGGAATCGGGGTAGAACAAGATTTTACAGAAGCGGTAAGATGGTGGCAAAAAGCCGTAGAGCAAAATTATGCCCCGGCCCATTATCCCTTGGGACTTGCCTATGCAGAAGGTCATGGCGTAAAGAAAGATCATGATGCAGCCCTGAAGCACTGGCAACAGGGAGCGGAAAAAGAACATGCCCGATCACAATTTGCCCTCGGCGGCGCATATGCTCATGGTTATGGCGTACCAAGAGATCCTGCTGAAGCAGTGAAATATTGGCGCAAAGCCGCCGAACAAGGCTATGTGCCAGCTCAATACATGCTTGCACTCTCTTATGCCGATGGCTATGGGGGAAATAAAGATCCTGAGGAAGCGTTGTTGTGGTGCAGAAAAGCAGCAGACCAGGGTCATATCCAGGCTCAATTTCTGCTGGGGCGCGCCTATTTCTACAGTAAAAAAGAATATGCCGAAGGAGTCAAATGGTGGCAAAGGGCCGCAAGCGCCGGTGAAAAAGAGTCTCAGTACGAATTGGGCATTGCCTATCAACTAGGAAAAGGGATAGCTCAAGATGATGTTGAATCAGTGAAATGGTTTCAAAAAGCGGCTGAACAGGGGCATCCCGATGCTCAACATATGCTTGGCCGGGCCTATTATTACGGGAAAGGTGTCCCCAAGGATTATAGCCAGGCGGCACACTGGCTGAAGCAATCCGCCGATCAAGGCAATGGCTGGGCACAAGTGACCTTAGGGGTGCTGTATAGAAATGGATATGGCGTTGCCAATAATGACAGTGAAGCGGTGAAACTGTGGGAGCAAGCAGCGAAACAGAATCAT
This genomic window from Acetonema longum DSM 6540 contains:
- a CDS encoding tetratricopeptide repeat protein; amino-acid sequence: MLTARRSRSKKVWIALMLLLLAFYGLSVRDVSAQPVAGLRKTAEQGDAQSQYQLGSMYEEGKEVKKDIVEAVKWWRKAAEQGHMDAQYVLGNAAIFGYGMDRNPVEAAKWWRKSAEQGHISGQYTIGNAYMYGEGVKKDPTEAVRWWKEAAAQGHGGAQYVLGMAYNDGIGVEQDFTEAVRWWQKAVEQNYAPAHYPLGLAYAEGHGVKKDHDAALKHWQQGAEKEHARSQFALGGAYAHGYGVPRDPAEAVKYWRKAAEQGYVPAQYMLALSYADGYGGNKDPEEALLWCRKAADQGHIQAQFLLGRAYFYSKKEYAEGVKWWQRAASAGEKESQYELGIAYQLGKGIAQDDVESVKWFQKAAEQGHPDAQHMLGRAYYYGKGVPKDYSQAAHWLKQSADQGNGWAQVTLGVLYRNGYGVANNDSEAVKLWEQAAKQNHVQAQYLLGLSYFDGTGVVRNYATALEWFKKAADQGYLEAQVQLGYMYERGLGATSNLAEAMKWYQKAAEQQHSWSQYYLGTCYETGKGVEKNYAKAFEWYQKAAASGYSSAFAKMGNVYYSGYGVPKNYDEAMKWYQKAVEKGDPTGEGHYYLGLAYFTGNGVKKSPVEAAKRWTIASERGHALAQYALSVSYSNNAPVLENYLGAVKWRKEAAEKGDVNAQYYLATSYMLGFDQEKNINQATVWFQKAAEQGHSGAKAMLAKLKSK